Proteins from one Natrinema salinisoli genomic window:
- a CDS encoding DUF63 family protein: MDDFIERFGAERVWAATVATLVAIVGLGALLFPQQVYVEFIWQYYWGPVVADAHSWNCVAWADGQQLSCEEVGTTGVGPTAEPGYTFVSYAGYVPTLVLLLVGIIFLLRRLGIERFRRAFFALFPFMLFGGALRVVEDANAAAFATTGEMAIQLPWSGLIISPLIYFTVFFIALFALVASIWLDRKGYVSGYEYPLAGFGTALLTLTIAYLAYVAATEPYAQFYPLIPLVILVGATLTTAITWAAIGRYAPELNRGTESMGIVVIWAHAVDGVANVIGLDWATSLGLPANLVPKHPINRAIAETTADVLPADIVSLTGSAWPFLLVKIAAAVFIIWIFDETVFEDSPRYAILLMITVVAVGLGPGTRDMLRATFGV, encoded by the coding sequence ATGGACGACTTCATCGAGCGGTTCGGGGCCGAGCGGGTATGGGCCGCGACCGTCGCGACGCTCGTCGCCATCGTCGGACTCGGCGCGCTCCTCTTCCCCCAGCAGGTGTACGTCGAGTTCATCTGGCAGTACTACTGGGGGCCGGTCGTCGCCGACGCCCACAGCTGGAACTGCGTCGCCTGGGCCGACGGGCAGCAACTATCCTGCGAGGAGGTTGGCACCACTGGAGTCGGCCCGACGGCCGAGCCCGGCTACACGTTCGTCTCCTACGCCGGATACGTCCCGACGCTGGTCCTGTTGCTGGTCGGGATCATCTTCCTCCTCCGGCGTCTCGGGATCGAACGGTTCCGGAGAGCCTTCTTCGCCCTGTTCCCGTTCATGCTCTTCGGCGGGGCGCTGCGGGTCGTCGAGGACGCCAACGCCGCCGCCTTCGCGACGACCGGCGAGATGGCGATCCAGCTCCCGTGGTCGGGGCTCATCATCAGCCCGCTGATCTACTTCACCGTCTTCTTCATCGCCCTCTTCGCGCTCGTCGCTTCCATCTGGCTCGATCGCAAGGGCTACGTCTCGGGGTACGAGTATCCGCTGGCTGGATTCGGGACGGCCCTGTTGACGCTCACAATCGCGTATCTCGCCTACGTCGCGGCAACGGAGCCGTACGCACAGTTCTATCCCCTCATTCCGCTGGTCATCCTCGTGGGCGCGACCCTGACGACGGCGATCACGTGGGCCGCGATCGGTCGCTACGCTCCCGAACTGAACCGCGGCACCGAGTCGATGGGGATCGTCGTCATCTGGGCCCACGCGGTGGACGGGGTCGCGAACGTCATCGGTCTCGACTGGGCGACCTCGCTCGGGCTCCCGGCCAACCTCGTCCCGAAGCACCCGATCAACAGGGCGATCGCCGAGACGACCGCCGACGTGCTCCCCGCCGATATCGTCTCGCTCACGGGGTCGGCCTGGCCGTTCCTGCTCGTGAAGATCGCCGCGGCCGTCTTCATCATCTGGATCTTCGACGAGACGGTCTTCGAGGACAGTCCGCGCTACGCGATCTTGCTCATGATCACCGTCGTCGCCGTCGGCCTCGGTCCGGGAACCCGCGACATGCTGCGGGCGACGTTCGGCGTCTGA
- a CDS encoding inositol monophosphatase family protein, with translation MSDVTANSNRAIVAARAAADGAAVAAGSFRTDLAVEEKDGKTDVVTQVDREAQEAVIETIREEFPDDPIVGEEADALKEVPETGPAWIVDPIDGTNNYVNGSRAFGTAVAAVVDGEPVGAAFDCPALSDTYSVGPEGASRNDDPLSVSDCSDPEAATVCPTFWWDFDQRDQYAAATRAVVERFGDMRRYGCAQLELAMVASGALEGTMTNLRVNPWDTVAGVGLIREAGGVVTDLEGDRWRHDSTGLVASNGRIHDELLAAAREIEA, from the coding sequence ATGAGTGATGTCACAGCGAACTCGAATCGCGCGATCGTCGCGGCTCGCGCCGCCGCCGACGGTGCCGCCGTCGCGGCGGGCTCGTTTCGGACCGATCTCGCAGTCGAGGAGAAAGACGGAAAGACGGACGTCGTGACGCAGGTCGATCGCGAAGCACAGGAGGCCGTCATCGAGACCATCCGCGAGGAGTTCCCCGACGATCCGATCGTCGGCGAGGAAGCCGACGCGCTCAAGGAGGTCCCCGAGACGGGCCCGGCCTGGATCGTCGATCCCATCGACGGAACGAACAACTACGTCAACGGCTCGCGCGCGTTCGGGACAGCCGTCGCGGCCGTCGTTGACGGCGAACCGGTCGGCGCGGCGTTCGACTGTCCCGCGCTCTCGGATACGTACAGCGTCGGTCCCGAGGGCGCGTCTCGGAACGACGACCCGCTGTCGGTCAGCGACTGCAGCGACCCGGAAGCCGCCACCGTCTGTCCGACCTTCTGGTGGGATTTCGACCAGCGCGACCAGTACGCCGCGGCCACCCGCGCAGTCGTCGAGCGATTCGGCGACATGCGCCGGTACGGCTGCGCGCAACTCGAGCTCGCGATGGTCGCCTCGGGTGCGCTCGAGGGGACGATGACGAACCTGCGAGTGAACCCGTGGGACACCGTCGCCGGCGTCGGGCTGATCCGCGAGGCCGGCGGCGTCGTGACCGACCTCGAGGGTGACCGCTGGCGACACGACAGTACGGGGCTGGTGGCCTCGAATGGGCGGATCCACGACGAATTGCTCGCGGCTGCCCGCGAGATCGAGGCGTGA
- a CDS encoding DUF5518 domain-containing protein produces MAALRELRAEVSDDSFRFAILAGLATIPFTVALSWDSVSVSSEGMVLGGSISGEALLLAGAIVGYRYSGRETETSRAGMWTGLVGAIGMAIVTVANTVATIGTVSSRLAVIAVVSTSILLAIGVGLTVLVVMATAAVTGWVTERLDRERRVSSPRDVVSQNTAESKWWKPVGVYVLATPIVLGTAFCDPTAVSVWASPQSR; encoded by the coding sequence GTGGCTGCGCTTCGCGAACTCCGGGCTGAGGTGAGTGACGATTCGTTCCGGTTTGCGATCCTCGCCGGGTTGGCTACGATTCCGTTCACCGTCGCCCTCTCCTGGGATTCGGTGTCGGTGTCGAGCGAGGGGATGGTCCTCGGAGGATCCATTTCGGGAGAAGCCCTGCTTCTTGCCGGTGCGATCGTCGGCTATCGCTACAGCGGGCGGGAGACGGAGACTTCCCGCGCCGGGATGTGGACGGGACTCGTCGGCGCGATCGGGATGGCGATCGTAACCGTCGCCAACACGGTCGCGACGATCGGGACCGTGTCGTCGCGACTGGCCGTGATTGCCGTCGTCTCGACGTCGATTCTGCTTGCCATCGGCGTCGGACTCACGGTCCTGGTCGTGATGGCCACTGCCGCGGTCACCGGGTGGGTGACGGAGCGACTCGATCGGGAGCGTCGAGTCTCGAGCCCACGGGACGTCGTCAGTCAGAACACCGCCGAGTCGAAGTGGTGGAAACCCGTCGGCGTCTACGTACTGGCGACGCCGATAGTACTGGGCACCGCGTTTTGCGACCCGACAGCGGTATCGGTCTGGGCGTCTCCGCAGTCTCGATGA
- a CDS encoding DUF6653 family protein encodes MLPDFVWDRHSNPKSGWTRLLAYPVLIAAGFTRRWRLLGLTVVFLVCNPFLFPEPDSESDDWMHTVVRAEQQWSDRGRPFIGVGFPQILNLLQLPVFASNMYAVYRRRPVATVVTTAATMGLKLWFVAELVRRYDPADGSTS; translated from the coding sequence ATGCTACCGGATTTCGTCTGGGACCGCCACTCGAACCCGAAAAGCGGGTGGACCCGCCTGCTCGCGTATCCCGTATTGATCGCCGCCGGCTTCACACGGCGATGGCGGCTACTCGGGCTGACGGTGGTGTTTCTCGTCTGCAATCCGTTCCTGTTTCCCGAACCTGATTCCGAGTCCGACGACTGGATGCACACCGTCGTCCGCGCCGAACAGCAGTGGAGCGATCGCGGACGGCCGTTCATCGGGGTCGGATTTCCGCAGATACTGAACCTGCTCCAGCTTCCGGTCTTCGCGTCTAATATGTACGCAGTGTACAGACGACGACCCGTCGCGACGGTCGTCACGACCGCGGCGACGATGGGGCTGAAACTGTGGTTCGTCGCCGAACTGGTTCGCCGATACGATCCCGCAGACGGGTCGACCTCGTGA
- a CDS encoding RNA-guided endonuclease InsQ/TnpB family protein: MKRSNEFSVRPASQKKRRVIIRWLDASASLWNETNYARRQKFFNDESVWSVDTGKLEGKYKGVLSSSVAQQVIRKNSEAWRSFFSLNEKYHAGKLNEKPSLPGYWGNEEDGRILRTYVRNDQYTIKFGKRSRLELPIGSELKDELGLNRNQRLRIEVAGDPKWHGEQNRLEIVYDELTDTFRAYQPVTIDDSRLDSPLASEEAALDVGANNLVACTVSTGSQYLYGGRDLFEEFWSITERIAYYQSLLEDQRKSSNRIDRLYRKRTNRRDHAQDALVRDLVERLYDEGVSTLYVGDIKGVLDTHWSPRVNEKTHNFWAYRRFINRLECVCEEYGITVEEESEAWTSQTCPECGEREDTVRHGDSLTCPCGFEGHADLVASESFLRRQNSGVRPMARPVYLKWTNHNWREDHSPPSIAVETTANEEYTNQSTATRENIALGDSND; encoded by the coding sequence ATGAAGCGTTCCAACGAGTTTAGCGTCCGCCCTGCTTCGCAGAAGAAGCGTCGGGTAATCATACGCTGGTTGGACGCTTCTGCCAGTCTCTGGAACGAAACCAACTACGCTCGCCGTCAAAAGTTCTTCAACGACGAATCTGTTTGGAGTGTCGATACTGGTAAACTCGAAGGCAAGTACAAAGGCGTCCTCAGTAGTAGTGTCGCTCAGCAAGTAATCCGCAAGAACAGCGAAGCATGGCGGTCGTTCTTCAGCCTCAACGAGAAATACCACGCTGGAAAACTCAACGAGAAACCGTCACTACCCGGCTACTGGGGCAACGAAGAAGACGGACGCATCCTCCGTACGTACGTTCGCAACGACCAGTACACCATCAAGTTCGGGAAACGCTCCCGACTCGAACTCCCCATCGGTTCCGAACTCAAAGACGAACTCGGATTGAATCGGAACCAACGCCTTCGCATTGAGGTTGCGGGTGACCCGAAGTGGCACGGCGAGCAGAATCGGCTCGAAATCGTGTACGACGAACTCACGGACACGTTCAGGGCTTATCAACCAGTCACCATTGACGATTCTCGACTGGATTCACCACTGGCCTCCGAAGAGGCCGCTCTGGACGTGGGAGCGAACAACCTCGTCGCCTGCACCGTTTCAACCGGCTCCCAGTATCTGTACGGAGGACGCGACCTGTTCGAGGAGTTCTGGTCAATCACAGAGCGAATTGCGTACTATCAGTCGCTCCTCGAAGACCAGCGCAAGTCAAGCAACCGCATCGACCGATTGTACCGCAAGCGAACAAATCGGCGTGACCACGCCCAAGACGCGCTCGTCCGCGACCTCGTGGAACGTCTCTACGACGAGGGCGTCTCAACGTTGTACGTCGGGGACATCAAGGGGGTTCTCGATACGCACTGGTCGCCGCGTGTGAACGAGAAGACGCACAACTTCTGGGCGTACCGTCGGTTCATCAATCGCCTCGAATGCGTCTGCGAAGAGTACGGCATCACGGTCGAAGAGGAATCCGAAGCGTGGACGAGCCAAACATGTCCGGAATGCGGAGAACGCGAGGACACGGTTCGCCACGGAGACTCGTTGACGTGTCCGTGCGGGTTCGAAGGGCACGCTGACCTCGTGGCTTCGGAATCGTTCCTGAGACGGCAAAATAGTGGAGTGAGGCCGATGGCACGGCCTGTGTACCTCAAGTGGACCAATCACAACTGGCGGGAAGACCATAGCCCGCCCTCCATCGCGGTGGAGACAACAGCCAACGAGGAATACACAAACCAAAGTACCGCTACACGCGAGAATATCGCTCTCGGGGACTCAAACGACTGA
- a CDS encoding DUF309 domain-containing protein, which translates to MDDHTRDSTVEAPAGNPTGWQPSAGRWEHATLRRATGHGVRLFNDGAFHESHDCFEDEWYNYGNGSTESKYCHGMVQVAAGAYKHVDFENDDGMRSLFETALQYLHGVPNDYYGVDVLAVRTALTNALEDPAQIDGWRIQFDGERPIASAADYEYAESLED; encoded by the coding sequence ATGGACGACCATACCCGCGACTCCACCGTCGAGGCTCCCGCCGGCAACCCGACGGGGTGGCAGCCGTCCGCGGGTCGGTGGGAGCACGCGACGCTCCGCCGTGCGACGGGACACGGCGTTCGACTGTTCAACGACGGTGCGTTCCACGAGTCACACGACTGCTTCGAAGACGAGTGGTACAACTACGGCAACGGCTCCACCGAGAGCAAGTACTGCCACGGAATGGTGCAGGTCGCGGCAGGTGCCTACAAACACGTCGACTTCGAGAACGACGACGGAATGCGGAGCCTCTTCGAGACCGCACTCCAGTACCTGCACGGCGTCCCGAACGACTACTACGGTGTCGACGTGCTCGCGGTCCGAACCGCACTTACCAACGCGCTCGAGGACCCCGCGCAAATCGACGGCTGGCGGATCCAGTTCGACGGCGAGCGGCCGATCGCCAGCGCCGCGGACTACGAGTACGCCGAGTCGCTCGAGGACTGA
- a CDS encoding succinylglutamate desuccinylase/aspartoacylase domain-containing protein: MKVAQIGSGTPEVAVVAGVHGDEPCGVRAVERLLDERPTVKRPVKLIIANEEALERRVRFIDEDLNRAFPGDPNAKTHEGRLANELVAELEGCLTFSMHSTQSHADPFAIVNGVSETAKEIVPQLPVTAMVETSNFAEGRLFSAVDTVEVECGLQGSETAAQNADRLTRAFLTAVDALPGDTIYNDLPVYRLTDVIDKGDADSYEVFVENFTEVEAGAPFAAADGDEQIADEPFYPVLMSSNGYRNVFGYAAEKLEVLETPTAAD; encoded by the coding sequence ATGAAAGTCGCACAGATTGGGTCGGGGACGCCGGAAGTCGCAGTCGTCGCGGGCGTTCATGGGGACGAACCCTGTGGCGTCCGGGCCGTCGAGCGACTGCTCGACGAACGCCCGACCGTCAAACGGCCCGTCAAACTCATCATCGCCAACGAAGAGGCGCTGGAACGACGGGTTCGCTTCATCGACGAAGACCTCAACCGTGCGTTCCCCGGCGATCCGAACGCGAAGACACACGAGGGTAGGCTCGCGAACGAACTCGTCGCGGAACTCGAGGGGTGTCTGACCTTCTCGATGCACTCGACACAGAGTCACGCCGATCCGTTCGCGATCGTCAACGGCGTCAGCGAGACGGCCAAAGAGATCGTCCCACAACTCCCCGTGACGGCGATGGTCGAGACGAGCAACTTCGCGGAGGGGCGGCTCTTCTCGGCTGTCGACACCGTCGAAGTCGAGTGCGGACTGCAGGGTTCGGAGACGGCCGCGCAGAACGCCGATCGGCTGACTCGCGCGTTTCTCACCGCAGTCGACGCCTTGCCGGGCGATACGATCTACAACGACCTGCCGGTCTACCGGCTCACCGACGTCATCGACAAGGGCGACGCCGACAGCTACGAAGTTTTCGTCGAGAACTTCACCGAAGTCGAAGCGGGCGCGCCCTTCGCTGCCGCCGACGGCGACGAGCAGATCGCCGACGAACCGTTCTACCCGGTTCTCATGTCGTCGAACGGCTATCGGAACGTCTTCGGCTACGCCGCGGAGAAACTCGAGGTCCTCGAGACGCCGACCGCGGCGGACTGA
- a CDS encoding glutaredoxin family protein: MEFPPNQGLDQDEVDEQVAEAIEENEVVLFMKGTELMPQCGYSRKALGLIDQYRDDYETVDVLESLDEFRAALSDRSDWETIPQTFVDGEFVGGSDVLEELDERGELEETLTSA; encoded by the coding sequence ATGGAGTTCCCACCGAACCAGGGTCTCGACCAGGACGAAGTCGACGAACAGGTCGCCGAAGCCATCGAGGAGAACGAGGTCGTTCTCTTCATGAAGGGGACGGAACTGATGCCGCAGTGTGGCTACTCCCGCAAGGCGCTCGGCCTGATCGACCAGTATCGCGACGACTACGAGACCGTCGACGTCCTCGAGTCGCTCGACGAGTTCCGAGCGGCGCTGTCGGACCGAAGCGACTGGGAGACGATCCCTCAGACGTTCGTCGACGGCGAGTTCGTCGGCGGCTCCGACGTGCTCGAGGAACTCGACGAACGCGGCGAGCTCGAGGAGACGCTCACGAGCGCATAA
- a CDS encoding DUF7110 family protein encodes MSTEESRHVYRLHSTLELPLEDLREHIDDATFPEGITDVEITRRNNTLILKAVAEDQSVSKYTPTAQLKASVTENRVYEEDPDERRQKSFSWDEEEEEEIESELVEFAAFKGDRETVLQNSLLQYQMFLVLCGIAEAAEKGTLTAISERDGDLEATRIVDGEPRPADIEVVEGPRDHGSGQGGVNWRDNKFITD; translated from the coding sequence ATGTCAACAGAGGAATCCAGACACGTTTATCGGCTCCATTCGACGCTCGAATTGCCCCTCGAAGACCTTCGCGAGCATATCGACGATGCGACCTTTCCCGAAGGAATCACCGACGTCGAGATCACGCGGCGGAACAACACGCTGATTCTGAAGGCCGTCGCCGAGGATCAGTCGGTCAGCAAGTACACCCCGACGGCCCAGCTCAAGGCCAGCGTCACGGAAAACCGGGTCTACGAGGAAGACCCCGACGAGCGCCGACAGAAGTCCTTCAGCTGGGACGAGGAAGAGGAAGAGGAGATCGAGTCGGAACTCGTCGAGTTCGCCGCGTTCAAGGGCGACCGCGAGACCGTCCTCCAGAACTCGCTGTTGCAGTACCAGATGTTCCTCGTCCTCTGTGGGATCGCCGAAGCCGCCGAGAAAGGGACCCTGACGGCGATCTCGGAACGCGACGGCGATCTCGAGGCGACCCGCATCGTCGACGGCGAACCGCGACCGGCCGACATCGAGGTCGTCGAAGGGCCACGCGACCACGGCTCGGGACAGGGCGGCGTCAACTGGCGAGATAACAAGTTCATCACTGACTGA
- a CDS encoding PQQ-dependent sugar dehydrogenase, which yields MVSPTGRRRFLSMAAVGATGLVGSSIGSSITDPESPASIDRLPETVGLERVIGGLEAPVAVEFAADGDRRYVAERDGRIYAHESDGRRDEPFLDLRETVVTGGERGLLGLALHPDFAENRRLFVHYSSPSRSGTPADFDHTGVLAAFEATDDGRRAKPGSERVILEIPQPKNYHNGGDIAFGPDGYCYVAVGAGGGGGGGGQDVTTDFLGSILRLDVDERQGEKGYAVPDDNPLVGRPGLDEYYAWGFRNPWRLSFDDDDLFVADVGENDYEEVNLVEKGGNYGWNIKEGTHCYNADECPDETPADVRGGEPLRDPIIEYPREDSETGVAGVSVIGGYVYDGEIVPSLADAYVFGDFLASGRLFAATRPENENDLWPTTVIEVANGKRLERLLSFGRDEEGELYVLGTGVDGGGVYRVVPAA from the coding sequence ATGGTATCTCCCACTGGCCGACGGCGCTTCCTGTCGATGGCAGCCGTCGGTGCGACGGGACTCGTCGGGTCATCGATCGGATCGTCCATCACTGACCCCGAGTCGCCCGCGAGTATCGACCGGCTGCCGGAGACGGTGGGCCTCGAGAGAGTCATCGGCGGACTGGAGGCGCCCGTGGCCGTCGAATTCGCGGCCGATGGCGATCGACGATACGTCGCGGAACGGGACGGCCGTATCTACGCTCACGAGTCGGACGGCCGGCGCGACGAACCGTTTCTGGACCTGCGCGAAACGGTCGTGACCGGTGGCGAACGAGGCCTGCTGGGACTCGCCCTGCATCCCGATTTCGCCGAGAACCGCCGCCTGTTCGTCCACTACAGTTCGCCGTCTCGATCCGGAACGCCGGCGGACTTCGATCACACGGGCGTCCTCGCCGCGTTCGAGGCCACTGACGACGGCAGGCGGGCGAAACCGGGCTCCGAGCGAGTGATCCTCGAGATTCCGCAACCGAAGAACTACCACAACGGCGGCGATATCGCGTTCGGGCCGGACGGCTATTGCTACGTCGCCGTCGGAGCCGGCGGGGGCGGCGGCGGGGGCGGACAGGACGTGACCACGGATTTCCTGGGCAGCATCTTGCGTCTCGACGTCGACGAACGACAGGGGGAGAAGGGGTACGCGGTGCCTGACGACAATCCGCTGGTGGGTCGCCCGGGACTCGACGAGTACTACGCGTGGGGCTTTCGGAACCCGTGGCGGCTGTCGTTCGACGACGACGACCTCTTCGTCGCAGACGTCGGCGAGAACGACTACGAGGAAGTCAACCTCGTGGAGAAGGGCGGGAACTACGGCTGGAACATCAAGGAGGGGACTCACTGCTACAACGCCGACGAGTGTCCGGACGAGACGCCGGCAGACGTCCGCGGTGGCGAGCCGCTGCGCGATCCGATTATCGAATATCCGCGTGAGGATTCGGAAACGGGCGTGGCGGGCGTCTCGGTCATCGGCGGCTACGTATACGACGGTGAAATAGTACCGTCACTGGCGGACGCGTACGTCTTCGGCGACTTCCTGGCGTCGGGACGGTTGTTCGCTGCCACCCGCCCCGAAAACGAGAACGACCTGTGGCCGACCACCGTCATCGAGGTCGCGAACGGGAAGCGACTCGAGCGACTCCTCTCGTTCGGCCGCGACGAGGAGGGAGAGCTCTACGTACTCGGGACCGGTGTCGACGGCGGTGGGGTCTATCGCGTGGTCCCCGCCGCGTGA
- a CDS encoding zinc ribbon domain-containing protein yields MNDLGTFELLGRLAVAAFVMIAPTLCFLGLVRGLERLRDDDLINEWARTRGADDVTEQDDVLAVLASGIGIQTNESSTVRCPACGTHNRADVRFCHGCQGRLGSP; encoded by the coding sequence ATGAACGACCTGGGCACGTTCGAACTCCTCGGCCGGCTCGCCGTGGCTGCCTTCGTGATGATTGCCCCGACGCTTTGCTTTCTTGGACTGGTCAGGGGACTCGAGCGGTTACGCGACGACGATCTGATCAACGAGTGGGCGCGGACTCGTGGGGCCGACGACGTTACCGAACAGGACGATGTGCTCGCAGTACTGGCAAGCGGGATCGGAATCCAGACCAACGAGTCGTCGACCGTCCGCTGTCCGGCGTGTGGAACGCACAATCGGGCGGATGTGAGGTTTTGTCACGGGTGCCAGGGGCGGCTCGGATCGCCCTGA
- a CDS encoding SDR family NAD(P)-dependent oxidoreductase: MTNLDDETIIVTGASKGLGRSMALHLSELGANVVLVARSEDELEAVAAEAEGETLVAPADVRDSDAVDRVVRSTIDRFDGVDTLINNAGIPGEHFGDERGSLLNTDEDEWDRIMAVNLKGVYLFTKRVLEAMLETGQESGNVLNVSSGLGRYAVPNASPYITSKWGLEGFTRAIALEVEDDGINVNAIDPGGRVNTQIWEHLPEDERAEILQPDVMDDAAASLAAQGADGVTGESKTTEEWEAHFE; this comes from the coding sequence ATGACGAATCTAGACGACGAGACGATCATCGTCACCGGTGCGAGTAAGGGACTGGGTCGGTCGATGGCGCTTCACCTCTCCGAGCTCGGTGCGAACGTCGTCCTCGTAGCCCGAAGCGAAGACGAACTCGAGGCCGTCGCTGCGGAAGCGGAGGGCGAGACGCTGGTCGCGCCGGCTGACGTTCGCGATTCCGATGCGGTCGACCGGGTCGTCCGGTCGACGATCGATCGGTTCGATGGCGTCGACACGCTGATCAACAACGCCGGGATCCCGGGCGAGCACTTCGGCGACGAGCGCGGGTCCCTCCTCAATACGGACGAAGACGAGTGGGATCGCATCATGGCGGTCAACCTCAAGGGGGTCTACCTGTTCACGAAGCGCGTCCTCGAGGCGATGCTCGAGACCGGCCAGGAGTCGGGGAACGTCCTCAACGTCTCCTCGGGCCTCGGGAGATACGCGGTCCCCAACGCGTCGCCCTACATTACGTCCAAATGGGGACTCGAGGGATTCACTCGGGCGATCGCGCTCGAGGTCGAAGACGACGGGATCAACGTCAACGCGATCGATCCCGGCGGCCGGGTCAACACGCAGATCTGGGAGCACCTGCCCGAGGACGAACGCGCGGAGATCCTCCAGCCCGACGTGATGGACGACGCCGCTGCGTCGCTCGCAGCACAGGGAGCCGACGGCGTGACCGGCGAATCGAAGACCACCGAGGAGTGGGAAGCGCACTTCGAGTGA
- a CDS encoding phosphoadenosine phosphosulfate reductase family protein: MTENFPEYVDVDYDDGTGEDPVDYQHIQDKIEKAIEVTREGLEEYENPAVMWTGGKDSTLTLYFIKEVADRFDLEVPPAVFIDHYQHFDEIHDFVDHWADEWDLEVIYARNEDVGEYVDEHGLEPGDDIDISELSEHNQHHVREILEYEEDTFPFLLDTYVGNHLLKTVALNDALEEYDIDGVISGVRWDEQEARADETFFSPRHDPDIYPPHDRIQPILQFDEAAVWEAFWNFVVPDTVENFPEEGYVPEADDDLPEGVEQDDVPISPKYFAGFRSLGSEISTEKNTEDPAWLQDLEGTTERAGRAQDKEDLMERLRDLGYM, from the coding sequence ATGACCGAGAACTTCCCAGAGTACGTCGACGTCGACTACGACGACGGTACCGGTGAAGACCCCGTCGATTACCAGCACATTCAGGACAAGATCGAGAAGGCGATCGAGGTCACCCGCGAGGGCCTAGAGGAGTACGAGAACCCGGCGGTCATGTGGACCGGCGGCAAGGACTCGACGCTCACGCTGTACTTCATCAAGGAGGTCGCCGACCGCTTCGATCTCGAGGTGCCCCCCGCAGTGTTCATCGACCACTACCAGCACTTCGACGAGATCCACGACTTCGTCGACCACTGGGCCGACGAGTGGGACCTCGAGGTAATCTACGCGCGCAACGAGGACGTCGGCGAATACGTCGACGAACACGGCCTCGAGCCCGGCGACGACATCGACATCTCGGAGCTCTCCGAGCACAATCAGCACCACGTCCGCGAGATCCTCGAGTACGAGGAGGACACGTTCCCGTTCCTGCTCGACACCTACGTCGGCAACCACCTGCTGAAGACCGTCGCGCTCAACGACGCGCTCGAAGAGTACGACATCGACGGCGTCATCTCCGGCGTCCGCTGGGACGAGCAGGAAGCTCGCGCCGACGAGACGTTCTTCTCGCCGCGCCACGACCCCGACATCTACCCACCCCACGACCGCATCCAGCCCATCCTGCAGTTCGACGAGGCCGCAGTGTGGGAGGCCTTTTGGAACTTCGTGGTGCCGGACACCGTCGAGAACTTCCCCGAAGAGGGCTACGTCCCCGAAGCCGACGACGACCTCCCCGAGGGCGTCGAACAGGACGACGTCCCGATCTCGCCGAAGTACTTCGCCGGCTTCCGCTCGCTCGGCAGTGAGATCAGCACCGAAAAGAACACCGAGGATCCCGCCTGGCTGCAGGACCTCGAGGGAACCACCGAACGCGCGGGCCGCGCCCAGGACAAGGAAGACCTGATGGAGCGTCTGCGCGACCTCGGTTACATGTAG
- a CDS encoding DUF7333 family protein, which yields MEFDLPKTAAVFVVVIALGVGGLLAAPMMGMSTVLMMVAPSMIAFGLLMLALGVKHGEYRAAGR from the coding sequence ATGGAGTTCGACCTTCCGAAGACGGCAGCCGTGTTCGTCGTCGTAATCGCCCTCGGCGTCGGCGGATTGCTGGCCGCACCGATGATGGGGATGAGTACCGTCCTGATGATGGTCGCGCCGTCGATGATCGCCTTCGGGCTGCTCATGCTCGCACTCGGCGTCAAACACGGCGAGTATCGCGCAGCGGGCCGGTAG